The genomic window ACGTTATGCtaggtttaatttttttttttttgaatagaTTTGCAGGACGAAGGTGAGAAAAGAATATTTAGTggtttcttctcaattttttgtTTGTTGAAAATTCCAGAGTAATTAAGGAATGCGCACTATAATAATTAAGATGAGATGTTTGATTGAATATTTGTTTAAAATTGTTATTGAAATTGTtaattttatgaaaaataaaaaagttgttTGGTGGAGCctttaatttaagaaaaaaattctGCCTAAATTTCATAAAAGAAGTTTAAAGTCATGTTATTAATATCGAAAATATTATGCCACCAATAAAAGAAGCGATGAAAGGGGTAAAAAGGGATAATGAAGAAGAGaaatttgatgatgatgatgttaatGGGTAGCTGGGATCTGAGTTGAGACAGGGTGCAACCATATCACAATCTACTTTGGTCACTCACAGATCAGAACTTGCTTCACAATAGCTGTTCCTGACAATTTCTAATAACCTGCTCTACATGGATCCAGTGGACTACTCTGCCTCTTTCATCCCCTCCGCAAACTGATGCGCTACTAGCAGATTCCCTACATGCAAATTCATCACATGCATAAACATTAGAGGACGACACCAGATAGCCCATCTAGTCAAATGATCTTAATGGGTAAACATTATTATGTTTCGTCTATaatgaaaattatatatattttattattgtcaTTTAGATgtattttactattaattttttattttgtttaataatgatttaaatataaattttgataacaagataatgaaatattaatatattgaattaaatttaattttaaaaataataatattgtcGTTGGATTTACAATGGGATCAATtcaatgataattaattaatttcattttttttaaataagctaTGTATTACTCTCGAatttataataaaagaaaattcgAGATAACATCAATCTAGTTCGTTAATCTAGAGCTCTTTAGAGATAAATTAATCTAATGATAATAGTTATACAATTAGTGTCAGAATAAAAAAATTCGATGGTAACATACTTTCgtcaaaattaaatttgatgaTAAAATTATTTGTCTTtggatttatatataaattaaaatttgactATAAATACGACGGAATAATAAGTAAAATTTTTAGAGTCTTTATGTAttcttaaaagatatttttttttgtcgACTACTCATAAAAATATAGTTAGAATAATATATggataatattaatttaaatagtTTAGTCAANNNNNNNNNNNNNNNNNNNNNNNNNNNNNNNNNNNNNNNNNNNNNNNNNNNNNNNNNNNNNNNNNNNNNNNNNNNNNNNNNNNNNNNNNNNNNNNNNNNNNNNNNNNNNNNNNNNNNNNNNNNNNNNNNNNNNNNNNNNNNNNNNNNNNNAATATTCATTTAGTATctatacatataaatatattattataactatattactatttcttttttaaataaatatttaatttttgtaCTAATGCAACAGAAAAAGTAATGGTATTTTTTCATCTATTATTTGAATGGTCAACAAAACAATTACAATATAAgtgaaattaaattaatttattaaaatggcTATTCATGAACTATAtgtcaaaaataattattttaattactgatATACACTATAATTTATgcctttgtaaaatatttttacatTGATAATGGATACAAAATCTCCCATAAGATAAAACTGAGAACTTTAATTAGTGTTTCGTTGATATTTACAAATGATAAATGATTTTCTGTTAAGAAGCTTTTGGAGGGTTGTTGAACACAATACTATCTTTTACGAAATTTGTTTTTCATGGGAACATGTAAGACATTTGAGTGAAAGTGGTGGGGCTTGAGTGTCATTAGAAGAAAATAATAGCTTTTGCAATTAGCAACAAGCAAGCTCAACTGTGTGTGACTTAAACGGAACACAGCACACAAGCAAACCCAACAAAACACAAACTCACTTCACAACGGAACCGTCTACTCCCTTAACAGGTCAAAACTCCCTCAAACCCATAGCCGGAGCCTCTTCCGCCGCGCCAAACGTCCAATCTTCGCCCACCTAAAACACTAATTCTTATGCTATATCCGATCGCTGACGTTCCGCGACGCTCGTCGGCGGGGACGAAATTCCCGGTGACTCTCCGGTGGCCGGTGGAAAATCACCTCCTTCGTTATTATGAAGAAGAGCCATGGAAAGGACAAGAACAGCAAAAGCGTTGCTTCTTCCTTCAAGTTCATATCCTCTTGCATTAAGACCGCTTCCTCCGGCGTCCGCTCCGCCGGCGCCTCTGTCGCCGCCTCAATCTCCGGCGACGAGGACAACCTCAAGGACCAGGTAGCAATACTCTTCTTAAGTCCGTgttgtttgttgttgttgttgttttgtgTTTTTGAAATTGTGAAATGCTGTTTTTTGAATGAGTAGTGAGAATTATGAATGTTAGGTTTTGATCGTTCTTCGTTAAGAATGTTAGTGGAAAGTGGTGAACGGCCTTCTTTTAATGGAAATGCAGTTCTTTTCTATGATAATCAATGAGATAGTGTGCATTGTGCTACGTTACGTTTGAAATTTATATTTAGACTTCAAAAATCTTTACATTTCTTGTTTTCATGTCCATGACTCAATTTTTTCAGCTAATTTCAATCTTTACATTTCTTATTTTCATGGTTTTGTTTCGTATGGGTGAAGTAAAGATGGGTGGGGTACTCTGCTTTGGAATATTGGATTATTAAACCAAAAAGAGTTTAACAAAAGAGATATTTGTGTGATGCTGAAGTTGTTTGATATTGTAAGTAGTTGAACTAAATACTAATGCTGCTAAGCCTTACAGGGAAGAATAGAGTATTTAATACCTGTCTGAATTAAGAACAACCATGAGAAGTGCTACCAAAGGGTCTACTTACTGACCCCAATTTATGGGAATGGAATTGAATTATACTTTGATCCATGGCTCCATGCTACGCTATGGCAAGCTTCATAATTGCACATTTTCATGTATGAACCATGGGGACAGAGGTTTTACTGCTATGTTTGTCATGCAGATCCTTTGGGCATGCTTTGACAAGCTGGAACCATGTCCATCATCTTTCAGACATGTTCTCTTAGTCGGATATACAAATGGCTTCCAAGTTCTTGACGTGGAAGATGCCTCTGACATCAGGGAACTTGTCTCAAAGCGTGATTATCCAGTATCATTCTTACAGATGAAGCCTGTCCCTGCAAAATTGGAGGTTTCTGAAGGACTTGGAGCAGCACACCCTCTGCTGTTGGTCGTTACATGTGATAAGTTAAAGACCCCTGGTACAGTGCAAAATGTCAGAGATGGCCACATTGAAGCTCAAGCTGAAAATATAGCAAGCTCAGCTAGAACTCTTCAATTTTACTCATTAAGGTCCCACACCTATGTCCATGTTCTTAGATTTCGTTCGACTATCTGCATGGTTAGGTGCAGCCCTAAAATAGTGGCTGTGGGTCTTGCTACTCAAGTAAGTTTTTGACTCGAGGAATTCAGCACATAAGTTTGGAATTATTCATTTTAGCTAATTGAAAAAATTGACTTTATTATAGTTCTTGGTAGATTTTGGAGATTTTACCTATTTTCTTTGGCTATATTTGAAAATTACTAGGTTGCAAAATACAGAGATTTCTTATCACCTAGTGGATCATTTACTTGTTCTATAGATGTGAATTTAATGTAATATATAGTAACTTAATCTTATATTGCCATATCAATCGCCTGTCTAATTTgatttctatttttctattttgccGGCAGATATACTGTTTAGATGCTCTTACTCTTGAGAATAAATTCAGTGTCCTCACCTACCCAGTACCCCAGTTAGGAGGCCAAGGAATGGTTGGGGTTAATATTGGCTATGGTCCAATGGCTGTAGGACCCCGCTGGTTTGCTTATGCTACCAACCACCCATTGGTACCAAATGCAGGTCGCCTAAGCCCTCAGAGTCTTACTCCACCATCTGTCAGCCCATCAACATCACCCAGTAGTGGAAACCTAGTTGCCCGATATGCCATGGAAGCTAGCAAGCACTTAACTGCTGGGCTCATCAATCTTAGTGATAGAGGGTATAAAACATTATCCAAATACTATGAAGATCTTATACCTGATGGATCAAATTCTCCTGTTTCACCAAATTCAAGCTGGAAAAGTAGTCGGTTTACATCAAATTCTACAGAAACAGATACTGCAGGGTTGGTGAGTATTCCTTTTTCGGTGACAACTTAGCAAGTTATAATCTAATTTTCTTTTGCAATGTGGTGGACTGCTGACTAGATGTTTTCTTCTTTAAAGTAATATTGGCATCTGTAATAAGATTATCATGAGATCATCTATTGGTTCACAGCTTAGCCATAGAGGAAAGAGTTTCTAAGGTAGTTAATAGTACTGAGTATTTTACAGAAGTCTCTTATCTCTACTCCCCCTTCTTTAAGTTGTTAGCTTATGTCAGTGGAAACCGGAAAGCATTCATTCTATATGCTTCTTGATTTGTATTACTCATCTATTGCAGGTTGTTGTCAAAGACTTTGTTTCTACAGATGTTGTGGCACAATTTAGAGCTCATACTAGTCCAATATCTGCCTTATGTTTTGACCCAAGTGGGACACTTCTAGTTACTGCCTCGATTCATGGCAACAACATTAATGTGTTTAGGATTATGCCATCCTACCCAAGGAATGGATCAGGATCTCAAAGCAGTGACTGGAGGTGTTCACATGTGCACTTATACAAGCTACACCGAGGCATGACATCAGCTGTATGCTTCTATCCTCAGTGTTTCTTTTAAGGCCTTTTGCGTCTAGAAATTGACTATGACCCATTGTTATTCGAAAATCTTATGCTACGTTTGAGCATGTGTTGACATATCATTAATGAGTTGGACTTCCTAGATAGTGTTCTTGatattcaaaattcttttttgatctagcaatatataattggATGATAGTGTAAACCAAACAGATCAAAATTAAATCCTTCTGTTTATATTGCTTGTCATGGTTTTTACTCTTTGAGAATATTATACAGGTTATACAAGATATTTGTTTTAGCCATTACAGCCAGTGGGTTGCCATTATTTCCTCCAAGGGAACCTGTCATATTTTTGTTCTTGCTCCATTTGGTGGTGAGACAGTTCTGAAGATACATAATCAGGAACCAGAAGGACCTGTTATTTTGCCAGTTTTATCTCTTCCATGGTGGTTCACTCCGCATTTCACAGTAAACCAGCAACAGCTTTGCCTGGCACCCCCAACTTCTGTTGTTCTCTCTATAGTTagcagaataaaaaataatcatgcTGGATGGCTCAATACAGTTAGTAATGCTGCATCATCTGCTGCAGGGAAAGAATTGGTTCCATCTGGTGCTGTTTCTGCTATCTTTCATAATTCTATACCTTTTGCTTCAAGTGATTCATACCCAAAAATTCATTCTCTGGAGCACTTATTGGTTTATACCCAGTCTGGTCACTTAATTCAATATAAACTACTACCATCCTCCGTGGCTGAGCCAGGTGAAACTGCTGCAAGAACAGCTACAGTTCCTTCAGTGCATATACAAGAAGAGGATTTGCGAGTAAACGTTGAACCTATTCAATGGTGGGATGTTTGCAGGAGATATGATTGGCCTGAAAAAGAGGTTTCTATACTGGGGAATACACTTGGTGGACTGGAAGCTGAAGGATTAATCTTGGAGAGTTCAGATTATGAGGATAACGGTGTCAGGAACAATAGTTCGATAAAACTAGCTGAGCAATGTCACTTCTCAAATGCAGAGGTACAGTTAAGCTCGGGGAGGATACCAGTTTGGCAGAAATCTGAGGTATTCATTATGGTTTTTTCTGACTACTGCTCGTCAGCTTTCTCAATTGGTTCACTCACTGGAATAAATTTTTTCCCCACAATTTTCAGGTGTCATTCTTTGTCATAAGTCCTTTGGATGCTGGAGAGCCAAAGTTAGCTGAACTTACTACCAACGGAGAGATTCAAATAGAGAATGTTTTTGTTAATGAGCTTGAAATAAGACAGAAGGATTTATTGCCTGTATTCAACTATTTCGATAGAATTCAGTCTACTTGGGTTGACAGGTAATAATCATTTATCTTCCTTTCCTTTAACTGGTTATAtaagtctttttcttttgataaaaAAACATAATTTTCCATTCTCATTCTATCAGTATATGAAACTTTTGGCAGAGGGATTATGGGTAACTGCTCTAGCTCTTCATCTGATTTGCATGTAGCTGAAGAGAATTTGTCCGAAGATACTGCAGGTTCTCATTCAAAGTCTGCAGTATCTGGCTTAGCCGAAAAGGCAAATGATGGTAAGATTAGCAATCACGTTTAACTCATTATTCTTGAGTGGCCCGTGTAACTCATTATTCTTGTTTATTGACCATTCTCATGCTTTCCAGCATATTTTTCTTCATCGATTGACTTGTCTAGTAATGAGATTCATTGCAAGAACAGAGAGGGACTTGCATTGGCATCACAACTTCGAAGCATGGAAACTTTTAAGAATCATAGTGATTCAGCAGCTACCACACATTTTGCTGATAATACAACTACAGCGTTTGAATCATCAAAACATGGAAAAGCCACTGGCAGTTTCGATTCGAGTGGTTGTGATTTGAATAGGAATGTCATTCTTGAGGAACCAATATGTCATTCCCTAGACTTTGAGAAATTTTTTCATGAGGGCTATTGTAAAGCATCAGTTGACTGTAAAGAATCAGCGGAAGTTGCTACTGATGTGGATTGTAGCTGTCCCTGTCATAGGGAAAAatgtgatgatgatggtgataatGATGACATGCTTGGTGATGTATTTGACTTCTCTGAGGAAGGTATGTATCTGAAACAGTTCATCTTTTGATTTCATCAAGTTACTTGGCTTAGCTATAACTGCTGCAACTGCTTATCTTGTTCATTCATGTTTACCTTAAAACTATGAAATATGTGCGGTGCAGGTTGATGAATGCTTCTTTGCAAGTGCCTTCCTCCCTTCAATTTGTAAATTGGTGGTGTAAAAGAATTTAATGGACAAATGCAGGCGATTTCCTGCCGCAACTTAAATGCTACTGACCAATGATTCAAGGAATTTAATGTTATTCACTAACAATGTTCCTTCCCAGGACCATGATTCTTCTGACCTTGTTAATTTTTATGTAAATATTGTATATTGAAATTGATTCCTACGAATTATGTTTGTGGGTTCTGGACTTGCTGGATTCGTTCTTTGTATGTTTGTATCATATTCTTTCTCCATAATGCGTAGCATGTGGGTTAAGGGACAGGGAAAAGAGAAACGAAAtagaattggaaaaaaaaaatgaagagaacgCTGATAATGAAATAGCTTATTACTTTGTTCTCTCATGTGTTTATGTATCCAgattatttatattttcttttggTCATACTCTCTTACGTTTTAAGAATTTAAAATATTGGTTGcagatactttttttttttttcaaaaatttacttAGTTTgataatttctcttttaattaattatagttCCCAAAAACTATTTGCAAGAAATCAaaggctaatttttttatattgattaaatataaatatttaaatattattataatttatttaaaaaatattttatatttatatatatatatatatattgtgtttTTGTatcttataaaaaattaaaatttatatatttatttgcaTATGTGTCATGTGATATTCTGTGTTTTTGTCCGTATATCATAATAAATTAGTATTTTTGAAACAATATATTAGATACTTAGGTTCAGTTTGGAtaaccaacttaattaagttccttttgataaaataacttaaacaataaatgactatgttaaaagtaacttataaataagttattttgtgtttgtatttttaactataaaagtgcttattttatagaaatgtaatgaaaagtagaagtattatgagagaagtcattttttttaacttctctataagctccaaaatagcttcttaaaaagttgcaatttggttttaaaaattgtaccagacattaatactactacttttcataagtcaaaagtaaaaaaaaaactacttttagagtttCCCAAATAGACCCTTAATAATGTAGAGGTAACATTCAACCAACATTTAGATAGGCCCGTTAaaataattataatcacaaacgTCTGAATTTAAATTTATGAGTGTTCCTCTCACCTACaaatttcaaaacaaaaacaGAATCTCCAAATAGATAATTTCATCTAACGATGTTTAAGTATAAATATACATTGGAAATTAGCTAAGTAATATGTGTAttatacatataaatatatagtaattaatttttggttgttttcttttttttttgaaaaatttactaATTAAATTTTGATCCCTCAAATTAttgatttttaacttttttttcctttttctttcattttcagaTTCAAATGCATTTAGAGAAGAGAGGTCTACTAGGGTTTTCCTCTCTTTATCAATTTTTGCTAAGATTTTCAATCCCTgtctttctctcttcctcttccCCTGCTGCAAATCTCAATATCTATTCCAATAGTTTCTGGTAAGCGTCATAGATTTGAAACATTACAACCATATTGCCGATAGCGCTCTTTTCGTTTTTCGTCCCATCATCTGGTCACCCGCCAAATGATGGCAACTAGGCCTGAAAGTCTTTCTCTCCGAACTTGCTTTTGTCCAAGGCTTCTAAACCTTCGATGAGGTGAAGGAACGTATTCGGATCTGACCTTCTTAATATATAACTACATCTCAAACCAAGCATATCCTCGCTGCCGCAACCTCCGCCTGCCGCTGCGCAACCTGCCGTCGCCGCGCAAGACGCTGCCTCAACAATTAGAGGTTAGTTAATCATTATTTTTTTCTCAATAGTCAAGAAATTTAATTATGCTTGCAATAAAAATTTAGAAATCTATTCAGTATTTTTactgaaaataattttatttgtatATGTATCTGGTCACTACCTCTATGGTAAATACTAAATAGAGCAG from Arachis ipaensis cultivar K30076 chromosome B09, Araip1.1, whole genome shotgun sequence includes these protein-coding regions:
- the LOC107618459 gene encoding autophagy-related protein 18h isoform X3, whose translation is MKKSHGKDKNSKSVASSFKFISSCIKTASSGVRSAGASVAASISGDEDNLKDQILWACFDKLEPCPSSFRHVLLVGYTNGFQVLDVEDASDIRELVSKRDYPVSFLQMKPVPAKLEVSEGLGAAHPLLLVVTCDKLKTPGTVQNVRDGHIEAQAENIASSARTLQFYSLRSHTYVHVLRFRSTICMVRCSPKIVAVGLATQIYCLDALTLENKFSVLTYPVPQLGGQGMVGVNIGYGPMAVGPRWFAYATNHPLVPNAGRLSPQSLTPPSVSPSTSPSSGNLVARYAMEASKHLTAGLINLSDRGYKTLSKYYEDLIPDGSNSPVSPNSSWKSSRFTSNSTETDTAGLVVVKDFVSTDVVAQFRAHTSPISALCFDPSGTLLVTASIHGNNINVFRIMPSYPRNGSGSQSSDWRCSHVHLYKLHRGMTSAVIQDICFSHYSQWVAIISSKGTCHIFVLAPFGGETVLKIHNQEPEGPVILPVLSLPWWFTPHFTVNQQQLCLAPPTSVVLSIVSRIKNNHAGWLNTVSNAASSAAGKELVPSGAVSAIFHNSIPFASSDSYPKIHSLEHLLVYTQSGHLIQYKLLPSSVAEPGETAARTATVPSVHIQEEDLRVNVEPIQWWDVCRRYDWPEKEVSILGNTLGGLEAEGLILESSDYEDNGVRNNSSIKLAEQCHFSNAEVQLSSGRIPVWQKSEVSFFVISPLDAGEPKLAELTTNGEIQIENVFVNELEIRQKDLLPVFNYFDRIQSTWVDSI
- the LOC107618459 gene encoding autophagy-related protein 18h isoform X1, whose translation is MKKSHGKDKNSKSVASSFKFISSCIKTASSGVRSAGASVAASISGDEDNLKDQILWACFDKLEPCPSSFRHVLLVGYTNGFQVLDVEDASDIRELVSKRDYPVSFLQMKPVPAKLEVSEGLGAAHPLLLVVTCDKLKTPGTVQNVRDGHIEAQAENIASSARTLQFYSLRSHTYVHVLRFRSTICMVRCSPKIVAVGLATQIYCLDALTLENKFSVLTYPVPQLGGQGMVGVNIGYGPMAVGPRWFAYATNHPLVPNAGRLSPQSLTPPSVSPSTSPSSGNLVARYAMEASKHLTAGLINLSDRGYKTLSKYYEDLIPDGSNSPVSPNSSWKSSRFTSNSTETDTAGLVVVKDFVSTDVVAQFRAHTSPISALCFDPSGTLLVTASIHGNNINVFRIMPSYPRNGSGSQSSDWRCSHVHLYKLHRGMTSAVIQDICFSHYSQWVAIISSKGTCHIFVLAPFGGETVLKIHNQEPEGPVILPVLSLPWWFTPHFTVNQQQLCLAPPTSVVLSIVSRIKNNHAGWLNTVSNAASSAAGKELVPSGAVSAIFHNSIPFASSDSYPKIHSLEHLLVYTQSGHLIQYKLLPSSVAEPGETAARTATVPSVHIQEEDLRVNVEPIQWWDVCRRYDWPEKEVSILGNTLGGLEAEGLILESSDYEDNGVRNNSSIKLAEQCHFSNAEVQLSSGRIPVWQKSEVSFFVISPLDAGEPKLAELTTNGEIQIENVFVNELEIRQKDLLPVFNYFDRIQSTWVDRGIMGNCSSSSSDLHVAEENLSEDTAGSHSKSAVSGLAEKANDAYFSSSIDLSSNEIHCKNREGLALASQLRSMETFKNHSDSAATTHFADNTTTAFESSKHGKATGSFDSSGCDLNRNVILEEPICHSLDFEKFFHEGYCKASVDCKESAEVATDVDCSCPCHREKCDDDGDNDDMLGDVFDFSEEG
- the LOC107618459 gene encoding autophagy-related protein 18h isoform X2, whose amino-acid sequence is MLKLFDIILWACFDKLEPCPSSFRHVLLVGYTNGFQVLDVEDASDIRELVSKRDYPVSFLQMKPVPAKLEVSEGLGAAHPLLLVVTCDKLKTPGTVQNVRDGHIEAQAENIASSARTLQFYSLRSHTYVHVLRFRSTICMVRCSPKIVAVGLATQIYCLDALTLENKFSVLTYPVPQLGGQGMVGVNIGYGPMAVGPRWFAYATNHPLVPNAGRLSPQSLTPPSVSPSTSPSSGNLVARYAMEASKHLTAGLINLSDRGYKTLSKYYEDLIPDGSNSPVSPNSSWKSSRFTSNSTETDTAGLVVVKDFVSTDVVAQFRAHTSPISALCFDPSGTLLVTASIHGNNINVFRIMPSYPRNGSGSQSSDWRCSHVHLYKLHRGMTSAVIQDICFSHYSQWVAIISSKGTCHIFVLAPFGGETVLKIHNQEPEGPVILPVLSLPWWFTPHFTVNQQQLCLAPPTSVVLSIVSRIKNNHAGWLNTVSNAASSAAGKELVPSGAVSAIFHNSIPFASSDSYPKIHSLEHLLVYTQSGHLIQYKLLPSSVAEPGETAARTATVPSVHIQEEDLRVNVEPIQWWDVCRRYDWPEKEVSILGNTLGGLEAEGLILESSDYEDNGVRNNSSIKLAEQCHFSNAEVQLSSGRIPVWQKSEVSFFVISPLDAGEPKLAELTTNGEIQIENVFVNELEIRQKDLLPVFNYFDRIQSTWVDRGIMGNCSSSSSDLHVAEENLSEDTAGSHSKSAVSGLAEKANDAYFSSSIDLSSNEIHCKNREGLALASQLRSMETFKNHSDSAATTHFADNTTTAFESSKHGKATGSFDSSGCDLNRNVILEEPICHSLDFEKFFHEGYCKASVDCKESAEVATDVDCSCPCHREKCDDDGDNDDMLGDVFDFSEEG